The Puntigrus tetrazona isolate hp1 chromosome 19, ASM1883169v1, whole genome shotgun sequence genome has a segment encoding these proteins:
- the trappc3 gene encoding LOW QUALITY PROTEIN: trafficking protein particle complex subunit 3 (The sequence of the model RefSeq protein was modified relative to this genomic sequence to represent the inferred CDS: inserted 1 base in 1 codon): MSRQSNRATDSKKMNSELFTLTYGALVTQLCKDYENDEEVNKQLDKMGYNIGVRLIEDFLARSXCGRCHDFRETADVIAKVAFKMYLGITPSVTNWSPAGDEFSLILESNPLVDFVELPDNHSNLVYSSLLCGVLRGALEMVQMAVDVRFAQDTLRGDNVTEIRMKFIKRIEENLPAGDE; encoded by the exons ATGTCTAGGCAGTCAAACAGAGCCACGGACAGCAAGAAGATG AATTCAGAATTGTTTACTCTCACTTATGGAGCCCTGGTCACTCAGTTGTGTAAGGACTATGAAAATGATGAagaagtcaacaaacaactggaTAAAAT GGGATACAATATCGGAGTGCGTCTGATTGAGGACTTCTTGGCTCGGT AGTGTGGGAGGTGTCACGATTTCCGAGAAACGGCCGATGTCATTGCAAAG GTAGCCTTCAAGATGTACTTGGGTATCACCCCCAGCGTGACCAACTGGAGTCCTGCTGGAGATGAGTTCTCTCTTATCCTCGAAAGCAACCCCCTGGTGGACTTCGTAGAGCTTCCTGACAATCACAGTAATCTAGTTTACTCCAGCCTGCTCTGTGGAGTGCTGAGAGGAGCTCTTGAAATG GTTCAAATGGCGGTGGATGTGCGATTCGCTCAGGACACGCTAAGAGGTGACAACGTGACAGAAATTCGCATGAAGTTCATCAAAAGGATCGAGGAGAACCTGCCAGCTGGAGATGAATGA